Proteins from one Oscillatoria nigro-viridis PCC 7112 genomic window:
- a CDS encoding CHAT domain-containing protein gives MFDRTQWVLAGMSIALSLQLSQPVAAAVPVGKVLQTAQTNSSEAAQKAFKEGAQLYQQGTVEAKRSAIVKLEEALKLYREAGDNRGQALSLLGLGSVCSDLGEKQKALEYYSQSLTLFRALGDRSLEATILNNIGLVYSELGEKQKALEYYSQSLPLFRALSNRGGEAGTLNNIGKVYNDLGEKQKALEYYSQSLPLFRARGDRGGEASTLNNIGSVCDDLGEKQKALEYYSQSLPLFRARGDRSGEAVTLANIGLVYSALGEKQKALEYYSQSLPLSRATGDRGGEATTLNNIGSVYSALGEKQKALEYYSQSLPLRRATGDRAGEATTLSNIGSVYSALGEKQKALEYYSQSLPLRRATGDRAGEATTLSNIGTVYSELGEKQKALEYYSQSLPLRRATGDRAGEATTLNGIGLVYSELGEKQKALEYYSQSLPLSRATGDRAGEADTLNNIGSVYDDLGEKQKALEYYSQSLPLRRATGDRAGEATTLNNIGNVYDDLGEKQKALEYYSQSLPLSRATGDRAGEATTLNNIGALYSELREQQKALEYYSQSLPLSRAVGNRSGEAATLFQIAFAKRDQNNLTEALTDIESSLKIIENLRTKIASPELRTSYFSTVQGYYEFYIDLLMQLHEQQPNSNYNIKALEASERSRARSLLELLFESNANIREGISPDLLQQEKSLQQQLDAIEKQRIQELSRSNPNQTKIDEIDSRRLALLQQYQQIQAQIRSASPRYAALTQPQPLTLPEIQKQILDENTILLQYSLGKYRSYLWVVTSTGLTSYELPSQVDIETAARNFRDAITSPIQRDIPQKVAEASANLSQLILQPAAALLGNKRLLIVPDGVLHYTPFPALTLPQTRGQNTNVPLIASHEIITLPSASTLAILRQNYGDRKPPGRTLAILADPVFSPDDERIKGKITQATAEKLEANNLGLNRSLRASNRGWPPDRLPFTRQEAQTISSLFPSASSRQIFDFDASRPTATDGQLANYQIVHFATHGLANSKNPELSGILMSMVDDKGNLVNGFLRLTDIFNLKLAANLVVLSACQSGMGQNVKGEGMVGLTRGFMYAGAQRVAVSLWSVDDEGTAVLMQKFYQKMLQQKLAPAAALRAAQMEMMRIEKWKSPYYWAAFTLQGEWK, from the coding sequence ATGTTCGATCGCACTCAATGGGTTTTGGCTGGTATGTCGATCGCACTTTCGCTTCAGTTAAGTCAGCCAGTTGCAGCAGCCGTGCCCGTTGGCAAAGTCTTACAAACAGCACAAACTAACAGTAGCGAGGCTGCCCAAAAAGCTTTCAAAGAAGGAGCACAACTGTACCAGCAAGGAACGGTAGAAGCAAAAAGAAGTGCGATCGTCAAGTTGGAAGAAGCCTTAAAGCTGTATCGAGAAGCGGGCGACAATAGAGGGCAAGCACTTAGCCTCCTTGGTCTTGGCAGTGTCTGCTCAGATTTGGGAGAGAAACAGAAAGCGCTAGAGTATTACAGCCAGTCGCTTACCCTATTTCGGGCCCTCGGCGATCGGTCCCTTGAAGCTACTATCCTCAACAACATCGGCTTAGTCTACTCAGAATTGGGAGAAAAACAGAAAGCGCTAGAGTATTACAGCCAGTCCCTGCCCCTATTTCGGGCCCTTAGCAATCGCGGTGGGGAAGCTGGCACCCTCAACAACATCGGCAAAGTCTACAATGATTTGGGAGAAAAACAGAAAGCGCTAGAGTATTACAGCCAGTCCCTGCCCCTATTTCGGGCAAGAGGCGATCGCGGTGGGGAAGCTAGCACCCTCAACAACATCGGCAGTGTCTGCGATGATTTGGGAGAAAAACAGAAAGCGCTAGAGTATTACAGCCAGTCCCTTCCCCTATTTCGGGCAAGAGGCGATCGCAGCGGGGAAGCTGTTACCCTCGCCAACATCGGCTTAGTCTACTCAGCATTGGGAGAAAAACAGAAAGCGCTAGAGTATTACAGCCAGTCCCTGCCCCTGAGTCGGGCAACGGGCGATCGCGGTGGGGAAGCTACCACCCTCAACAACATCGGCAGTGTCTACTCAGCATTGGGAGAAAAACAGAAAGCGCTAGAGTATTACAGCCAGTCGCTTCCCCTGAGACGGGCAACGGGCGATCGCGCCGGGGAAGCTACCACCCTCAGCAACATCGGCAGTGTCTACTCAGCATTGGGAGAAAAACAGAAAGCGCTAGAGTATTACAGCCAGTCGCTGCCCCTGAGACGGGCAACGGGCGATCGCGCCGGGGAAGCTACCACCCTCAGCAACATCGGCACTGTCTACTCAGAATTGGGAGAAAAACAGAAAGCGCTAGAGTATTACAGCCAGTCGCTGCCCCTGAGACGGGCAACGGGCGATCGCGCCGGGGAAGCTACCACCCTCAATGGCATCGGCTTAGTCTACTCAGAATTGGGAGAAAAACAGAAAGCCTTAGAGTATTACAGCCAGTCGCTTCCCTTGAGTCGGGCAACGGGCGATCGCGCCGGGGAAGCTGACACCCTCAACAACATCGGCAGTGTCTACGATGATTTGGGAGAAAAACAGAAAGCGCTAGAGTATTACAGCCAGTCGCTGCCCCTGAGACGGGCAACGGGCGATCGCGCCGGGGAAGCTACCACCCTCAACAACATCGGCAATGTCTACGATGATTTGGGAGAAAAACAGAAAGCGCTAGAGTATTACAGCCAGTCTCTTCCCCTGAGTCGGGCAACGGGCGATCGCGCCGGGGAAGCTACCACCCTCAACAACATCGGCGCTCTCTACTCAGAATTGAGAGAACAACAGAAAGCGCTAGAGTATTACAGTCAGTCCCTTCCCCTGAGTCGGGCAGTAGGCAATCGCAGCGGGGAAGCTGCCACCCTTTTCCAAATAGCTTTTGCCAAACGCGACCAAAACAATCTTACCGAAGCCCTCACTGACATTGAATCTTCTCTCAAAATCATCGAAAACCTCCGCACCAAAATAGCCAGCCCCGAACTCCGCACCTCATACTTTTCCACAGTACAGGGCTACTACGAATTTTACATCGACCTGTTAATGCAACTGCACGAACAGCAACCAAATTCCAATTACAATATCAAAGCCTTAGAAGCCAGCGAACGTTCGAGAGCCCGCAGTCTTCTCGAACTCCTCTTTGAAAGTAACGCCAACATTCGCGAAGGTATTTCCCCCGATTTACTGCAACAAGAAAAGAGCTTGCAACAGCAACTCGATGCCATTGAAAAGCAGCGCATTCAAGAACTAAGTCGCTCCAACCCCAATCAAACTAAAATCGATGAAATCGACTCTCGGCGCCTCGCACTTTTGCAACAATATCAGCAAATTCAAGCCCAGATTCGTAGCGCCAGCCCCCGCTACGCAGCCCTCACCCAACCCCAACCTTTAACACTCCCAGAAATTCAAAAACAAATTCTCGATGAAAACACAATTTTATTGCAGTATTCCCTCGGCAAATACCGCAGTTATTTGTGGGTGGTGACATCCACAGGACTCACCAGCTATGAATTGCCCTCACAGGTTGACATTGAAACAGCAGCCCGCAATTTCCGAGACGCAATAACTAGCCCAATCCAAAGAGATATTCCCCAAAAAGTTGCCGAAGCAAGTGCAAATCTAAGTCAATTAATTTTACAGCCCGCCGCAGCCCTATTAGGGAATAAACGCTTATTAATTGTTCCCGACGGCGTACTTCACTATACCCCTTTTCCGGCTTTAACTCTTCCCCAAACCCGGGGACAAAATACCAATGTTCCCTTAATTGCCTCACATGAAATTATCACCCTGCCTTCCGCCTCAACTCTCGCCATTCTCAGGCAAAATTACGGAGATAGAAAACCGCCTGGGCGAACTTTAGCAATTTTAGCCGATCCTGTTTTCAGTCCAGACGATGAAAGAATTAAAGGAAAAATCACCCAAGCAACGGCTGAAAAATTAGAAGCAAATAACCTCGGTTTAAATCGATCGCTTCGTGCTTCCAATCGGGGATGGCCGCCAGATCGCCTACCATTTACCCGCCAAGAAGCCCAAACAATATCCAGCTTATTCCCCTCAGCTTCTAGCCGTCAAATATTTGATTTTGATGCCAGTCGCCCTACTGCTACCGACGGACAATTAGCCAATTATCAGATCGTTCACTTCGCTACCCACGGCCTTGCCAACAGCAAAAATCCCGAACTGTCAGGAATTCTGATGTCGATGGTAGATGACAAGGGCAATCTTGTCAATGGTTTTTTACGCCTCACCGATATTTTCAACTTGAAACTAGCGGCAAATTTAGTAGTTTTAAGTGCTTGTCAATCGGGCATGGGACAGAATGTTAAAGGCGAAGGAATGGTGGGATTGACGAGGGGTTTTATGTATGCAGGTGCTCAGCGGGTGGCGGTGAGTTTGTGGAGTGTAGATGATGAAGGAACTGCTGTGTTAATGCAAAAGTTTTATCAGAAAATGCTGCAACAAAAGTTAGCGCCGGCGGCAGCTTTGAGGGCGGCGCAGATGGAAATGATGAGAATAGAAAAATGGAAATCTCCCTATTATTGGGCGGCTTTTACCCTTCAGGGCGAGTGGAAATGA
- a CDS encoding SDR family NAD(P)-dependent oxidoreductase — protein sequence MQLQGKTALVTGASRGIGRSIALELARQGVKRLLIVARNRKQLIELAEEIDVLGTEVVPLALDLTQSVAVNIAIAQAWRDCGPIHLLVNCAGVAHQASFLRSPLPLIESEIALNLLGTYTITRLIARRMAAQKEGTIVNVSSLMGKIAAPTMATYSATKFAILGFTQALRSELSQYNVRVTALLPSLTDTDMVRDLEQFRWVVPTTPEKVALALVAGLHKDAPEILVGYQSHLAVWCHRIAPWLLDFVLRMATPELRDKSRGRKLREALASGR from the coding sequence ATGCAACTTCAAGGAAAAACAGCTCTTGTTACAGGAGCTTCGCGCGGAATTGGGCGATCGATCGCCCTGGAATTAGCGAGACAAGGAGTCAAACGCTTGTTGATCGTGGCTCGCAACCGCAAGCAATTAATTGAACTGGCAGAGGAAATCGATGTTTTGGGCACAGAAGTAGTGCCGTTAGCTTTGGATTTAACTCAGTCAGTAGCGGTGAATATTGCGATCGCCCAAGCTTGGCGAGATTGCGGCCCGATTCACCTGCTAGTCAACTGTGCGGGCGTCGCGCACCAAGCATCATTCTTGCGTTCCCCGCTGCCGTTAATCGAGTCAGAAATCGCCTTAAATTTGCTCGGAACCTACACAATTACCCGCTTGATAGCGAGGCGAATGGCGGCTCAAAAAGAGGGAACAATCGTCAATGTTTCCAGCTTGATGGGAAAAATTGCCGCTCCCACAATGGCGACTTATTCTGCTACCAAATTTGCCATTTTGGGATTCACCCAAGCTTTACGCAGCGAGTTAAGTCAGTACAACGTTCGAGTCACAGCTTTGCTGCCATCCCTAACAGATACCGACATGGTGCGAGACTTGGAACAATTTCGCTGGGTAGTGCCGACAACTCCCGAAAAAGTTGCCCTAGCACTTGTCGCGGGATTGCACAAAGATGCGCCGGAAATCTTAGTAGGATATCAAAGTCATCTAGCAGTTTGGTGTCACCGAATTGCGCCTTGGTTGCTGGATTTTGTGTTGCGGATGGCAACTCCCGAACTTCGGGATAAATCGCGGGGCCGCAAATTGCGGGAGGCTTTAGCTAGCGGGCGATAA
- a CDS encoding carotenoid oxygenase family protein: MKTDTKISAKKSWAQALARPAAEFPLTQLSVKSGKIPDGLRGTLYRNGPARLERGGMNAGHWFDGDGAILAVHFTDVGATAVYRYVQTAGYLAEEKADKFLYSNYGMTAPGPVWLRWTKSVKNAANTSVLALPDRLLALWEGGLPHSLDLQTLETQGTDDLGSLQSGSSYSAHCKRDPITGNIFNFGITHGASTKLNLYKSAPTGKIVQHATVALDGIPMIHDFVLAGKYLIFFVPPVRVKFLPVLAGISSFGESFEWKPELGTQILVIDSETLSLVSRGETDSWFQWHFANGFVKEDGSVAVDFVRFADFQTNQRLKEVPTGETSTDAEGTLWRVHLNPQTGKVTAAEELLDLPCEFPIVPAAEIGQDARYIYLAMYRPEVDIVPERYGAIARFDTQSRHLTIADCGENRYPAEPIYVPDISSEKGWIVTVIYDGNSDSSEVWIFDSDGLSREPVCQLELPGVIPLGFHGTWKSAV; encoded by the coding sequence ATGAAAACAGACACTAAAATCTCAGCTAAAAAATCTTGGGCTCAAGCTTTAGCCCGTCCGGCTGCAGAGTTTCCGCTGACTCAGCTATCGGTTAAAAGCGGTAAAATTCCCGACGGATTGCGCGGCACTCTCTACCGCAACGGGCCCGCACGTTTGGAACGCGGCGGCATGAATGCGGGACACTGGTTTGATGGCGACGGTGCAATTTTGGCAGTACATTTTACCGATGTCGGTGCTACGGCTGTTTATCGCTACGTGCAGACAGCGGGATATCTAGCTGAAGAAAAAGCTGATAAATTTCTCTACAGTAATTATGGCATGACAGCACCGGGCCCTGTGTGGTTGCGCTGGACTAAATCTGTTAAAAATGCTGCCAATACTTCTGTTTTAGCTTTGCCCGATCGCCTTTTAGCTTTGTGGGAAGGCGGCTTGCCTCACAGCCTCGATTTGCAAACCTTGGAAACTCAGGGAACCGACGATTTAGGCAGTTTACAAAGTGGATCTTCTTATTCCGCTCACTGCAAGCGCGACCCGATTACTGGCAATATTTTTAACTTTGGAATTACACATGGTGCTAGTACAAAGTTGAATCTCTATAAAAGCGCTCCTACAGGCAAAATTGTGCAACACGCAACTGTTGCTTTAGATGGAATTCCCATGATCCACGATTTTGTTCTGGCTGGAAAGTATCTAATATTTTTTGTGCCGCCGGTGCGAGTAAAATTTTTGCCAGTGTTAGCTGGAATTAGCAGTTTCGGCGAGTCTTTTGAATGGAAACCAGAGTTAGGAACCCAGATATTAGTTATTGACTCGGAAACTCTCTCTTTAGTTAGTCGCGGCGAAACTGATTCTTGGTTTCAGTGGCATTTTGCTAACGGTTTTGTCAAAGAAGATGGTTCGGTGGCTGTAGATTTTGTGCGCTTCGCTGACTTTCAAACTAATCAGCGGCTGAAAGAAGTACCGACTGGTGAAACTAGCACCGATGCGGAGGGAACTCTGTGGAGGGTGCATCTCAATCCTCAGACGGGGAAAGTGACAGCAGCCGAAGAATTGTTGGATCTACCTTGCGAATTTCCGATCGTACCTGCTGCCGAAATAGGGCAAGACGCACGATATATTTATCTGGCAATGTATCGCCCTGAAGTTGATATTGTACCGGAACGTTACGGTGCGATCGCCCGTTTTGACACGCAAAGCCGCCATCTCACAATTGCCGACTGCGGCGAAAATCGCTATCCCGCAGAGCCCATCTACGTTCCAGATATTTCCTCGGAGAAAGGTTGGATAGTAACAGTTATTTATGACGGCAATTCTGATAGCAGCGAAGTCTGGATATTTGACAGCGACGGACTTTCCCGCGAACCTGTTTGCCAGCTAGAATTGCCCGGTGTCATACCTTTGGGCTTTCACGGCACTTGGAAATCGGCAGTCTGA
- a CDS encoding S66 peptidase family protein: MTLRRRALIGTFGLTAIGTQLLPIAQTNLSPKSAIEPRRLQVGDTVALINPAAFNYEKEVQPFFKVLDNLGLKVKLGEHFYDRYGYLAGKDADRAADVNAAFADDSVRAIFTGMGGWGCARILPLLDYNIIRNNPKIIMGFSDITALLLAIYAKTNIVTFHGPLGASSWSPFTVNYVKKVLFEGGAVTMQNSQSVQVETIGRGTARGKLIGGNLSVIAAMVGSAYLPEWENSILFVEEVGEEVYRIDRMLTQLKLAGILDKISGFIFGQCTKCEAEKPQESLTLPQVLSDHIRPLKIPAWYGSMVGHIREQFTLPIGKQVEIDANSGTIRLLESAVS; this comes from the coding sequence ATGACTCTCCGCCGCCGTGCTCTGATCGGAACTTTTGGGCTGACAGCTATTGGTACTCAGCTTTTGCCGATCGCCCAAACCAACCTATCTCCCAAAAGTGCGATCGAGCCGCGCCGCCTGCAAGTTGGCGATACTGTAGCTTTAATCAATCCTGCCGCTTTCAACTACGAAAAAGAAGTGCAGCCATTTTTTAAAGTTCTGGATAACCTGGGTTTAAAAGTGAAATTGGGAGAGCATTTTTACGACCGCTACGGCTATTTAGCCGGCAAGGATGCCGATCGCGCCGCCGATGTCAACGCAGCCTTTGCCGATGACTCAGTGCGAGCTATTTTTACGGGGATGGGCGGCTGGGGCTGCGCTCGGATCTTGCCGCTCCTGGATTACAATATTATCCGCAACAATCCCAAAATTATTATGGGATTCAGCGATATTACGGCGCTGCTGTTGGCGATTTATGCTAAAACTAATATAGTTACTTTTCACGGCCCTTTAGGTGCCTCAAGTTGGAGTCCCTTTACAGTAAATTACGTCAAGAAAGTTTTGTTTGAGGGAGGTGCTGTTACGATGCAAAACTCCCAAAGCGTGCAAGTAGAAACAATCGGGCGGGGTACAGCTAGGGGAAAACTAATCGGCGGCAATTTATCAGTAATCGCAGCAATGGTGGGTTCTGCATATTTACCGGAATGGGAAAACAGTATTTTGTTTGTCGAGGAAGTGGGCGAAGAGGTTTATCGCATCGATAGAATGTTGACGCAGCTTAAATTAGCGGGCATTCTCGATAAAATTTCAGGTTTTATTTTCGGACAGTGTACCAAGTGCGAAGCTGAAAAACCCCAAGAGTCCCTAACCTTGCCTCAAGTCTTGTCCGACCACATTCGCCCTTTGAAGATTCCTGCATGGTACGGTTCAATGGTAGGGCACATTCGGGAGCAGTTCACTTTGCCGATCGGCAAACAAGTCGAAATCGACGCAAATTCTGGTACAATCAGATTGTTAGAATCCGCTGTCAGTTAA
- a CDS encoding class I SAM-dependent methyltransferase, which translates to MQGTLNEQIFKHQIRNIVKKTAQFLKPLTVIILTILCLLPLNACAAASKTANSDSIYQQRTVHNPDGTGKFYMGREIAQVMGYQGAGWLERPSRGMEEKSARLVNNLDLKPTDIVADIGAGTGYFSFRIAPLVPQGKVLAVDVQPEMINFIKLNKQEKNIANVEPVLGSIDNPNLPENSVDLVVMVDAYHEFAYPREMMQGIVKALKPGGRTVSIEYRGENPMIPIKGLHKMTQKQVKKEMAAVGLVWKETKDMLPQQHLMVFEKKSQI; encoded by the coding sequence ATGCAGGGAACTCTAAACGAGCAAATATTCAAACACCAAATCAGAAATATTGTGAAAAAAACCGCACAATTCCTTAAACCCTTAACAGTAATAATCCTGACAATTCTTTGCCTGTTGCCGCTCAATGCCTGTGCAGCAGCAAGTAAAACCGCCAACAGTGACTCCATTTATCAGCAGCGAACCGTCCACAATCCCGACGGCACCGGCAAATTTTACATGGGTCGAGAAATTGCCCAAGTCATGGGATATCAAGGCGCTGGTTGGCTGGAAAGACCGTCTCGCGGCATGGAAGAAAAATCAGCTCGATTAGTCAACAATCTCGATTTAAAACCAACCGATATTGTAGCAGACATTGGAGCGGGAACGGGATATTTTAGCTTTCGCATTGCTCCCTTAGTTCCACAAGGAAAGGTTTTGGCAGTTGACGTGCAGCCGGAAATGATTAATTTTATTAAATTGAATAAACAAGAAAAAAATATTGCTAACGTTGAGCCAGTCTTGGGAAGTATCGACAATCCGAATTTGCCGGAAAACAGCGTGGATTTAGTTGTGATGGTCGATGCTTATCACGAATTTGCATATCCCAGAGAAATGATGCAAGGAATTGTGAAAGCACTCAAACCGGGAGGCCGCACGGTATCGATCGAGTATCGAGGCGAAAACCCGATGATTCCCATTAAAGGTTTGCACAAAATGACGCAGAAGCAGGTGAAAAAAGAAATGGCAGCCGTCGGTTTAGTATGGAAAGAGACAAAAGATATGTTGCCCCAGCAGCATTTGATGGTATTTGAGAAAAAATCTCAAATTTAG
- a CDS encoding cytochrome c oxidase subunit II translates to MNIPSSILTMLAGIGVTLISLWYGQNHGLLPIAASDEASDIDALFNTMMTISTGLFIMVQGVLIVAAIKYRRRPGDNTDGPPWHDNFPLEILWTAVPAVIILGIGVYSFEIYNSMGGLDPMGNHDHGTMQAHSKMRGSAIAATLSDTPQNAPQIPSQKFVALGVGASPENEDKPADLVVNVMGLQYAWIFSYPESGVSSGELHIPANRDVQLNISAQDVLHAFWLPEFRLKQDAIPGRPSELRFTATKTGEYRVVCAELCGAYHGAMKALAVVHTPEEFDTWLQSQQVASSQNLEQAVAVNPGELSDGEFLAPYVREIKINSETLEQLHPTHH, encoded by the coding sequence GTGAACATTCCAAGTTCCATCCTCACCATGCTCGCCGGCATCGGAGTGACTCTGATCAGTCTCTGGTACGGGCAGAATCACGGTTTACTGCCGATCGCCGCCTCTGATGAAGCATCCGACATAGACGCACTTTTCAATACAATGATGACCATTTCCACTGGATTATTTATCATGGTCCAGGGAGTGCTCATCGTTGCTGCAATTAAATATCGCCGCCGTCCAGGAGACAACACAGACGGGCCACCTTGGCATGACAACTTTCCCTTAGAAATTCTTTGGACAGCCGTGCCTGCGGTGATTATTTTAGGAATCGGAGTCTACAGTTTTGAGATTTACAACTCAATGGGAGGCCTCGATCCGATGGGAAATCACGACCACGGCACCATGCAAGCGCACTCTAAAATGCGGGGAAGTGCGATCGCAGCCACACTCTCAGATACACCCCAAAACGCCCCTCAAATTCCGTCTCAAAAATTCGTTGCTTTAGGCGTCGGCGCTTCCCCAGAAAATGAAGACAAACCAGCAGATTTAGTTGTCAATGTCATGGGTTTGCAGTACGCCTGGATTTTTAGCTATCCAGAAAGCGGCGTTAGTTCCGGCGAACTGCATATACCAGCCAACCGCGACGTACAGCTAAATATATCAGCCCAAGACGTGCTGCACGCATTTTGGCTGCCGGAATTTCGCCTCAAACAAGATGCAATTCCCGGGCGGCCGAGCGAACTGAGATTTACAGCAACTAAAACCGGCGAATACCGGGTTGTTTGTGCTGAATTGTGCGGCGCTTATCACGGAGCTATGAAAGCTTTAGCAGTCGTTCACACGCCCGAAGAATTCGACACTTGGCTGCAAAGCCAGCAAGTTGCTAGCAGTCAAAACTTAGAGCAAGCAGTTGCAGTCAATCCTGGGGAATTGTCAGACGGTGAATTTTTGGCTCCCTACGTCAGGGAAATAAAAATTAATTCCGAAACCCTAGAACAACTTCACCCAACTCATCACTAA